One Frankia alni ACN14a DNA window includes the following coding sequences:
- a CDS encoding protealysin inhibitor emfourin: protein MAGRTGRVRVVLERSGGLLGRPVRRGLDSADLPEPEAAQLCALVRGAVPPGQAPARRAGGAEGAARRGGPTGSGRGGGADRFVYTLEVDYTPEIDHAHDIDHAHDIDHAPDVDHAPDVEHPPRVGQQGERVVRTFSEPVPEDLRPLLALLRTAPLLPAGGRDTPR from the coding sequence ATGGCTGGCAGGACGGGACGTGTCCGTGTGGTGTTGGAACGGTCCGGCGGGCTGCTGGGGCGGCCGGTACGGCGGGGGCTCGACAGCGCCGATCTGCCCGAGCCGGAAGCCGCCCAGCTGTGCGCGCTGGTGCGAGGTGCGGTCCCACCGGGCCAGGCACCAGCCCGGCGGGCCGGGGGGGCAGAGGGGGCAGCGCGGCGGGGCGGGCCGACCGGCAGCGGGCGGGGCGGGGGCGCGGACCGCTTTGTCTACACCCTGGAGGTCGACTACACCCCCGAGATCGACCACGCCCACGACATCGACCACGCCCACGACATCGACCACGCCCCCGACGTCGACCACGCCCCCGACGTCGAGCACCCGCCGCGGGTCGGCCAGCAGGGCGAACGCGTCGTGCGGACCTTCTCCGAGCCGGTCCCCGAGGACCTGCGGCCGCTGCTGGCCCTGCTGCGGACCGCCCCCCTGCTTCCGGCCGGTGGCCGCGACACGCCACGCTGA